AAAGCCCTCTGCCTAATCGCTCAATCTGGCCAGCTTTTGTATAATAAGCCAAGGTCTCTACACTCACACCACATTGCTTGGCTTCTTTAGCAGTGAAGTTGGTAGCTAAAAGTAAGGTTTTTATTTTTTCTAGAGCATTTTTAGGTTTCATCTATTTAACTTAGCAATAACACCCACATAAGTCAATTGGGTTTTATTACTAAGTTAAATGTTCCAAACTTACGTCAATTCAAAATATTTGATGTATATTTGGAACACGCAATTTGTGTAATCATTCACGTCTTTTCGTAATCGTTCAAATCAGGTATCATAACACCATGTTGGGTAAGAACTTGGGTAAGTTTTTAGTCCATATTATTCTAAACCAATAAAATCAATACATTACAAAAAGGTTCGAGTCCTCTTCTCGGTACCATTAATGGATTTAACATCCGCAATGACTGATTTCAATACGTTAAATCGTGTTAAAATGAGTACGGCCTTTTTTCAATTTTATACCTCGTAATTAAGCCTTAAACGATTCGATAATATTCGCTACGAAAATAACTATCGCTTTTATTCCTTCTGCAACCGCTCGCGTTAGAAATCCATCACAAGAAAAGGGCGCGAAACACCTAAAACATTTTTTTGAATAATGAACCATACTCGCAGGGCTTTTCCCTTGAGAGGTGGGCAGCCAAAATAAGCATTTTTTTTGCAACCTGAGATTATTTTGACCTATACTGAGCATAGAAAGCTCCAATTGGTCAAAGTATGAACGTCGATGAGCAATCGTTAAAGGTAATCTGTGGTGAAAGCAAGGAAGTGGTCGTGTACGGTTTCGGGCAATTTAAATACCTTGAGCTGTGCGAAGCCATTAATCGTATCAGTGGTATGAAAGCCTATCATTCCGACGATTATGTTGAAAAAAATGAGGTCATGGATACGCGAACTCACTACACCATGTATAACCACTTTAAATACATTCTCAATGATTTAGTCCTTGAAAACTTTAAACGGCAGCTTAAAAACGAGCCCATCATCCCACTTTTGTTTGTTGTTGGTTTCGCCGAGAGCGAGTATGAACTACCACGGATAGCAGAACGAAATGATGATCCATTCGCCAAGGGAGTGACCCTGACAGAATTACGCCGATGTTACAAACTGGCTCATGAATTCGGCAAAGACTTAAGCCAGACGGCCAATGACACCTTCCAGTTTGTGCATTTAATCCCCTCGGAAAACGGCTACGTGCTTAAGACGGTCAAACCATTCTGGCAGGATAAGCAATGGCAGCAGTTGTGGCAGCAACGCAAGGCAACAACGGATAAAAAGCCAGACAGTGATCATAAAAATCTTTTTTGGCGTGAAAAATACTCAGGACTGGTGGATGAAGCGAAGTCCCGGCAAGGCCCCTCCAACACCGAAGAAGCCAGCAAACAGGAAATAGAAGCGCCTGATCATTCGCGAATGCCGAAGGGATAAACCCGACTATCCCTGAATGCACCAATCCTTCAAGTTGAAATAGTCGCTAGCGCTTCGCCATAACGAATACCGTCACCAGCCTTAAGTGAAGGAAGCCAGTCCACTTTGGCACCATTGGCAAACATCAGCACCACCGTTGACCCGAGCTTGAAGTAACCCATTTCTTCCCCTTGCTCAAGGCTAAGGGGGCTGTCAGCGTAGCTGAATTCCTGCACCTGATGCAGGCGCTTTAAATCGCCCTCCCAGGCCGTGCCAATCGCCCCCACAATGACAGCCCCCACTAAGACCATGGCCATCAACCCCACCGGTGTCTCAAAAAAGACAACAAGGCGCTCGTTGCGCGCAAACAGGCGCGGCACGGTTCTGGCGGTCGCGGGTTGTACAGAAAACAATTTCCCGGGAACATAGATCATGTGTTGCAAGGTCGCTTTTATCGGCATGTGAATGCGGTGATAATCCTTAGGCGACAGATAAAGGGTAGCGAAACGGCCATTCACAAAGGGTTCATAGCGCGATGGCTCGCAGGCCAGGAAATCATCCACGGTATAGTAACGCCCTTTGGCCTGCAGTAACTGGCCCTTGTCAATACGGCCCAGTTCACTGATCACGCCATCCACAGGCGACACAATGTCAGCGTCCGCCAGCGGGCGGCAATCAGGCTTTAAATGACGAATAAAAAAATCATTGAAACAGGCATAATTCTCAGGGTTTTCCTCGCATGCCTCACTCATGTTCACACCGTATTTGGCAATAAAGCGTTTGATGAGACGATTTTTGACCGCCGGCACTTTCACTTCCGCCAGCTTACCTGCCATGGAAGTTAAGGTGTGTTTTGGCGCAATGAATTGCGGCAGGGTTTTTAGAAAATCACGGGACATGGGTATTATTAAAAAAAGCAGGATGAGGAAATATACCCTGAAAATACGCTGTTTGTCATGAATTATAGCGTATTGTGAATGCTGGTTTAGAAATCATTTTACAATTGGATAATTATATGGCTAATTAATAATTGGTTCTACAAATGAATGGAATGGAGCTCAACTAGGATGGTTATTGCTCTATAGGACGTCAGGGAGGATTTATGCGGGAAGGGCATCATCAAATCACCTATCGCGCCATGCCGCCACAAGCCCGGTTTGGTTTTTTTACTCGTCCGCTGCATGACGAATCCTGCTACACCCAGGAAGAACTGCACTTGCGAGAGGCCATTCTCGCTGCCCGCAGCCAAAGCGGCCTCGACCCTGACTTGTTGCGCACTGACATGGCCTGGTTTTCCCCTGATAATCAGGTAGCCTTGGTAAATGTCAATGAAGGCTCCTGGATTTTTGGCAACGAATACCGCCCGAGACAGGGTTTAAGCCGTGATGATTTTCACATTGGCCTGATAAACCGCCAGCTTCATTGGCCAGCCTTAAACACCATGACCCGCTTCATCGGCGACTACCTGTTAATACGTAATAATCAATTGGACGACCGGCATCTGAATCAGCCGCTTAATTATGTGTTCCTTGATGCCGTACAAATTCTTAACCGCATGGCGGTTATTCATGATGGGCGATTTGTTAACAAACAGCTGCAATTGCTCAATAAATACCTGCGTGTGGTTGAAACACACGTTTCACCGACTCAGGGAAGCGACCGCCTGTTCCTGGCCGACTGCCGTTACACGCTGGAACATCGCATTGCCAAAGACATTGAGAATAAACAGCAGTCACAACAGTTAAAACTGCAGTTTGAACAGGTTAGGCACCAATTAAACCGCGTGGCCGAACTCCGTCATACGGTGCTGCATTTTGCCCTGACAGACAGCACGGTTAACCCTCATCCCTATTGGGAGCATTTTTCAGAGGTGCCCAGAGGAATTGAAGGCAAACAGGAGTTTCCAACCCTCTCTGCCAAACACTGTGCCGAAAAGACAAGTGATGCCCTGGCACAACCCGGAAACCCGCAATTAAGCCAATTAAAGCTGACGCCGCATACCCTGGACAACTGCCCGGCGCTGGGATTAATTGATAAAACCTCGACAGCCATCAAAGCCGCTTACGGCCAGAGCATCAGCGACTTACAGGAAGTCTTGCGTTTTCAACATATCCTGGATTCCCTGTTGCAATTATTCGACCAGGCCGGTGAAGTGTTTACACTCATCCAGTTACGAAGGCAAATGAACAATCTGCTGCTTGGCATTGAACAGTTTGTTCAGCAATCGGAACAACACATCGTCAGTGTGGTGGAAGCAAATTCACGGCTTTATCATCAATTGATTCAGGATAAGCAGGATTTAAGCTGGTGGGAGCGAATGACGTCCGGAAAGGCGGAAAAAATCGACCGCTACATCAACAATCAGGATAACCTCGCGCGCTTTCCCACCTCGAGCTCGGATTTAAGCGCCGCCAGTAAAGAATTACTCGATGGGGTGCATGAAGTGCTTAATCATCTGAAGCAGCAAGGGACAGAAACCCAGCAGGTTGCTATGGTCAGTTCCACGCGTGAGCTTGTCCAGCATTTAATGGATTCCATGCATGCGTGGGTCGGTCATCAACAGGAAATAAATGGGTTGCCCATCCCCGATAAGCCTGCGCTGATCTTGAGCAATCAACAGGAGCAACCCGCTGTCGATTGGGGTACCAGACCATCCCAGTCGCCCTCGTCTTTTGTCAAACAGCCGTCGCTGCCGCAAGCATCGTTTACCCAGCGCGTGGAAGCGCCGCTTTTTTTCCAGGCGCAATCACAGCGAGGGCCGGTGCCATCCTGTCTAACCAACCAACCCTGCACCGCTCCTCTGCTTACAGGCAATGACACCATGGCCCGAGGCAATCCTTTCAACACTGCCGCCCTCAGGCCGGAAGCGGCGGCTATCTCAGCTTCTGTCTTATTGGGCACGCTGGTTTTGTTGCCTTTAGTCTTTATCGGTCTGAAATTATTGTACGATGCCTGGCAGCGGCCCGCGCCAAGTCGACGTACGCCCAATAACAAAGAGAATTTTAACCACCTGGCCACGCAGGCGGCGGATTTATTATCCGCCGCCTCGCACCTGCTTCCGCAAGAGGAAACCGCCTGCATGCAGGAGGAGTTTGACTACCTTAGCGACAAAGCTAAAACATCACAGGATTATGATAATGAATCCATGAGCGATCTAGTGCACGAGATAAAAGAGACGCTGTCTCCCTTAAAGCCCGGGCGAGTCAGCCCTAATGGCTGAACTCACTCGTGGTCGTGGTCGTTTTGTTGAACGTTCTCGATTTCGCATCATCGTATACCGCATTAAAAAAATGGGCTCGCATCTCTTTCGTTGTCACTTGACAAGCGAGAGGGTAATCGCCTTCGCTCGTCTGCATTCTCTCCACCACCTTTTTGAAGACCTCCTGGCTGAGTGTGCTTTCGCGCTCGCCTTTACAAAAAATTTTGGCTAGGATCATCTCGTTGCTGTTGCTTGAATCCTGGAGATATCCTTCCACTTCAGGGCCGCGCGTCCTGGCACTGAAGATATTAAATGCGTAGGGGGTATAATTTTTTGCCACTTCGCGAATTATTTTCTTAAATGCTTCTCTGTCCATGTTTTTTGCCCATTGATACATGCTTTCTGGAAACGCATGGCGGGCTTTGGCGGAATAAAGATGGGAAAAGCGTGGGTCCGTCTGAACAAACTTCTGCGCTTCGGCAGCGTAAGTTTGGACTTCAAAATCCTTTTTTTGCACAGCCCGCAAAACGGACGACAAATTGACGTCGCTTTGCCCAATCCGGTGGGTCAACATCATGGGCACGAGGTATTGGATGAGCAGAGTATTCAGCGAATTGCTCTCCGTGCCGCCTTTTGCCAAAATATGCCCCAGAATGTTTTGCCCTTCTTCTTTGCTGTCCTTAAGATAGCTTAAAACATCGGTTCGGTGTTTATTGGAGAGCACATTCAATGAAGAAGGCGCATAATGATTTACTATCACCTCGCCAATATAACCATCCAGCGTGAGGCGGCCAATGGCATTCGCCCAGTCAAACAAGGCGTGCAGGGTCGCTGAAATCACCGCTTTTTCGGTATGATTACGCATAA
This region of Legionella taurinensis genomic DNA includes:
- the asd gene encoding archaetidylserine decarboxylase (Phosphatidylserine decarboxylase is synthesized as a single chain precursor. Generation of the pyruvoyl active site from a Ser is coupled to cleavage of a Gly-Ser bond between the larger (beta) and smaller (alpha chains). It is an integral membrane protein.), producing the protein MSRDFLKTLPQFIAPKHTLTSMAGKLAEVKVPAVKNRLIKRFIAKYGVNMSEACEENPENYACFNDFFIRHLKPDCRPLADADIVSPVDGVISELGRIDKGQLLQAKGRYYTVDDFLACEPSRYEPFVNGRFATLYLSPKDYHRIHMPIKATLQHMIYVPGKLFSVQPATARTVPRLFARNERLVVFFETPVGLMAMVLVGAVIVGAIGTAWEGDLKRLHQVQEFSYADSPLSLEQGEEMGYFKLGSTVVLMFANGAKVDWLPSLKAGDGIRYGEALATIST